The Falsibacillus pallidus genome contains the following window.
ATGACCGGTACTTTCTTGATTATGTCACAAATAAAATATTTGAACTTGATAATGGCTCCCTTTATGAATACAAAGGAAATTATCAGGATTTTATTGAAGCAAAAGCCCTTCGGGAAGAGCAGATGGCCGCATCGGAGGATAAAAGAAGGAATCTTTACCGCAATGAGCTTGCCTGGATGAGAAGAGGCGCTAAAGCAAGGTCGACTAAACAAAAGGCGCGGATACAGCGCTTTGAATCCATTGAGTCTCAATTGGGAAGCGTTCCTGCTAAAGAACAAGTGGAAATGTCTTTTAAAGGAAGCAGGCTTGGAAAACAAGTTCTTGAATTTTCAAATGCTCAGAAATCATTTGGAGATAAATGTATCTTGAAGGATTTTGATTGGCTTGTGAAACCGGGAGACCGTTTTGGCATCGTCGGTAAAAATGGAAGCGGGAAGTCCACTCTTTTAAATATGATCGCCGGCAATATGGTCCTCGATAGCGGGGAGATTAAAATTGGACAGACGGTGAAAATCGCATATTTCCAACAGAACCATGAAGAGATGGATGAAAATATGAGAATGATTGAATATGTCAGGGAATATGGGGACGTCATTGAAACGACAGATGGAGAAACTGTTTCAGCTGCACAAATGCTCGAACGGTTTTTGTTTCCGATGAATTCCCATGGGACGCTTATCAGGAAGCTTTCAGGGGGAGAGAAAAGGCGTCTGTATCTCCTTAGGCTATTGATGCAAAAACCGAATGTGCTCCTGCTTGATGAGCCGACAAATGACTTGGATACTCAGACTCTGACAGTGCTCGAAGATTATATAGAAGAGTTCCCTGGTGTAGTCATCACTGTTTCCCATGACCGCTATTTCTTGGATAAAACGTCAACACAGCTGCTTGTATTTCAAGGGGAAGGAATGATAGTTCCTTTTTACGGGATATACAGTGAATATTTAGAAAAAGAAGCACAGGAGAGTAAAGAGAAGGCGGCTCCAATTAAAATGAAGACGGTCGCAGAAGAGACTCCTAAAAAGAAGAAAATGACCTATATGGAAAAGAAAGAATGGGAAGAAATCGAAGAAAAAATCGCTTCTGCAGAAGAGAAGCTTGAAAACGCGCAGAATGATCTGGAAAATGTCGGCAGTGACTTCGATAAAGCAAGAGTCCTGATGGAAGAGATTGAACAATATAATGAGAATCTGGAA
Protein-coding sequences here:
- a CDS encoding ABC-F family ATP-binding cassette domain-containing protein, which translates into the protein MKMFSVEQLSKSYGEKDLFNNISFTISEKNRIGLIGVNGTGKSSLLKLIAGIDLPDTGEMSAPKDYTIGYLPQEPEVNEEISVLDQVFLSEAKIIRLLKVYEETLLKLEIQPENEEIQQQLFRLQKDMDANQAWEANSAAKTILMKLGITDFKQKMAELSGGQRKRVALAQVLIETPDLLILDEPTNHLDYESVKWLEDYLSKYSGSLLLVTHDRYFLDYVTNKIFELDNGSLYEYKGNYQDFIEAKALREEQMAASEDKRRNLYRNELAWMRRGAKARSTKQKARIQRFESIESQLGSVPAKEQVEMSFKGSRLGKQVLEFSNAQKSFGDKCILKDFDWLVKPGDRFGIVGKNGSGKSTLLNMIAGNMVLDSGEIKIGQTVKIAYFQQNHEEMDENMRMIEYVREYGDVIETTDGETVSAAQMLERFLFPMNSHGTLIRKLSGGEKRRLYLLRLLMQKPNVLLLDEPTNDLDTQTLTVLEDYIEEFPGVVITVSHDRYFLDKTSTQLLVFQGEGMIVPFYGIYSEYLEKEAQESKEKAAPIKMKTVAEETPKKKKMTYMEKKEWEEIEEKIASAEEKLENAQNDLENVGSDFDKARVLMEEIEQYNENLEMLIERWSYLSELAD